From Candidatus Tanganyikabacteria bacterium, a single genomic window includes:
- a CDS encoding AAA family ATPase has protein sequence MAGFRELLSGMKAGRSWDAIGDTDRVRDLLDGVYAERYHSGAHHRNRYQTRVNLQRKDDAASYAGWITAENTTSGPYQGTSFVWFPGEGGSVAVLVVGTDGFGADAQILGRPGHARRLRALSRIHGGRIWVKPDALDLGMRVPETVVEKWPEIGSALKSYGHVIYAAAVVDGGSDDQAVEDLLDLFFYEHGTPLTGSSKDRWQERLGDIANAVFPKVSADQAFDLLCERRLLVLEGPPGTGKTRMAKQICDRIGSATTVQFHPARTYEDFVVGLYPQPASDGLKFEVRAGDLLVANEKARKGRHVLLIDEINRADLARVLGEALMLFEPGEPLRTVRLPHTPAGHGSELQLSPDLLVLATRNTADRTIARLDIAIRRRFAFLPLWPDLDAVRGEEVEFAIDLFEDTVHTFANFADEETLRLIPGHAYFLDPRPELGVEGRDLRVANRLRFELLPLLRDYLEERLCGGSTMHVANLADRVEARLLGLTGKPGLAPGVTHSQ, from the coding sequence ATGGCAGGGTTCCGCGAGCTGCTGTCGGGAATGAAGGCAGGCCGAAGCTGGGACGCCATCGGGGACACAGACCGGGTGCGCGATCTCCTCGACGGCGTGTATGCCGAACGCTACCACTCGGGGGCGCATCACCGGAATCGGTACCAGACGCGGGTCAATCTGCAAAGGAAGGATGACGCGGCGTCGTACGCCGGCTGGATCACGGCCGAGAATACGACTTCCGGGCCCTACCAGGGCACTTCCTTCGTCTGGTTTCCTGGAGAAGGGGGCAGCGTCGCGGTTCTGGTAGTCGGCACCGACGGCTTTGGCGCCGATGCCCAGATCCTGGGCCGTCCGGGCCACGCTCGGCGGCTCCGCGCCCTCTCGAGGATCCACGGCGGACGGATCTGGGTCAAGCCGGATGCCCTCGACCTAGGGATGCGGGTTCCTGAAACCGTGGTAGAGAAGTGGCCCGAGATCGGGTCGGCGCTCAAGTCCTATGGCCACGTCATCTATGCGGCTGCTGTCGTGGACGGGGGGTCGGACGATCAGGCAGTCGAGGACCTGCTCGACCTGTTCTTCTACGAGCACGGCACGCCGTTGACCGGTAGCTCGAAAGACCGGTGGCAGGAGCGTCTCGGAGACATCGCGAACGCGGTGTTTCCGAAGGTGTCTGCCGACCAGGCGTTCGACCTCCTCTGCGAGCGTCGGCTGCTGGTGCTCGAAGGGCCGCCCGGCACGGGCAAGACCCGGATGGCCAAGCAGATCTGCGATCGGATCGGGTCAGCCACGACCGTCCAGTTCCATCCCGCACGTACGTACGAGGACTTCGTCGTCGGTCTCTACCCTCAGCCCGCTTCGGACGGCCTCAAGTTCGAGGTGCGGGCGGGCGACCTCCTGGTCGCCAACGAGAAGGCACGCAAAGGCAGGCATGTCTTGCTCATCGACGAGATCAACCGGGCCGACCTGGCCCGGGTGCTCGGTGAGGCGCTGATGCTCTTCGAACCGGGAGAGCCCCTACGCACGGTGCGCCTGCCCCATACCCCCGCCGGCCATGGTTCCGAACTGCAGCTCTCTCCCGACTTGCTGGTGCTAGCCACCCGCAATACCGCGGATCGCACGATCGCCCGCCTCGACATCGCCATCCGGCGCCGCTTCGCCTTCTTGCCGCTCTGGCCGGACCTCGACGCGGTCAGAGGGGAGGAGGTGGAATTCGCGATCGACCTCTTCGAGGACACCGTCCACACCTTTGCTAACTTCGCGGACGAGGAGACCTTGCGGCTGATCCCCGGACACGCCTACTTCCTGGATCCGCGGCCCGAGCTCGGGGTCGAGGGCAGGGACCTGCGCGTCGCCAATCGCCTGCGATTCGAGCTCCTGCCCTTGCTGCGCGATTACCTTGAGGAGCGGCTCTGCGGCGGATCGACCATGCACGTCGCCAACCTGGCCGATCGTGTCGAAGCGCGGCTCCTCGGCCTGACCGGAAAGCCCGGGCTGGCCCCGGGAGTGACCCACTCCCAATGA